A single region of the Ictalurus punctatus breed USDA103 chromosome 26, Coco_2.0, whole genome shotgun sequence genome encodes:
- the LOC108258358 gene encoding macrophage mannose receptor 1 isoform X3: protein MRYSMVCLISVTLLLSVCGIGAYIPHRYHFVNENKTWSEAQNYCREKYTDLTSINDMGEMMKLNYTLKKETVKKAWIGLKREGTGEWQWSLADQTFYRDGDIYGKWSSGEPNNNGGNEFCVDMVKSTGSWNDDYCHRTISFVCFEKKNTNTSRYMLINEKKTWYDAQTYCREKHTDLISVRNQTENEEIWKVIQSALDVNVWIGLFKDSWKWSDQSNSSFRYWSSDKPSGGLNCTAVNVSDQDHWTNVDCTEKLPFICHEKRLVLINQSLTWWDALNYCRNHHYDLVSVSSEEMQLWVKEVVQNASTEHVWLGLHHDCIQRIWFWVFGSMVCYQDWATGNGTWNEDCSHERRSGAMQSGGKQQWIELSEGYKLNFICSTYDDMF from the exons TATGTGGTATAGGAGCATATATTCCTCATCGCTATCACTTTGTGAATGAGAATAAAACCTGGAGTGAAGCTCAGAATTACTGCAGAGAGAAATACACTGATCTGACCTCCATCAACGACATGGGAGAGATGATGAAGCTGAATTACACACTGAAGAAGGAAACTGTAAAGAAAGCTTGGATCGGTCTAAAGAGAGAGGGCACTGGGGAATGGCAGTGGTCTCTGGCAGACCAAACTTTCTACAGAGACGGAGACATTTACGGAAAGTGGAGTAGTGGAGAACCAAACAACAACGGGGGAAATGAGTTCTGTGTTGACATGGTAAAAAGCACTGGTTCCTGGAATGATGACTACTGTCATAGAACAATCTcgtttgtgtgttttgaaa aaaagaacacaaacactaGTAGATACATGTTGATTAATGAGAAAAAGACCTGGTATGATGCTCAGACCTactgcagagagaaacacaccGACCTGATCAGTGTGAGGAACCAAACTGAGAATGAGGAGATCTGGAAAGTGATTCAAAGTGCACTTGATGTAAATGTTTGGATTGGTCTGTTTAAAGACTCCTGGAAGTGGTCAGATCAGAGTAATTCCTCATTCAGATACTGGAGCTCTGACAAACCCAGTGGAGGTTTGAACTGTACTGCAGTGAATGTGTCTGATCAAGACCACTGGACCAATGTGGACTGCACAGAAAAACTCCCCTTCATCTGCCATGAGA AGAGACTGGTCTTGATTAATCAGAGTCTGACCTGGTGGGATGCTCTGAACTACTGTAGGAACCATCATTATGACCTGGTCTCAGTGAGCTCTGAGGAGATGCAGCTCTGGGTGAAGGAAGTGGTTCAAAACGCCTCCACCGAACACGTGTGGCTCGGCCTGCATCACGACTGCATCCAGCGTATCTGGTTCTGGGTTTTTGGATCGATGGTCTGCTACCAGGACTGGGCCACGGGGAATGGGACATGGAATGAAGACTGCAGCCATGAGAGGAGAAGCGGAGCAATGCAGTCTGGAGGAAAGCAGCAGTGGATCGAACTGTCTGAGGGCTACAAACTCAACTTCATCTGCTCTACCTATGACG ATATGTTTTAA
- the LOC108258358 gene encoding macrophage mannose receptor 1 isoform X2 codes for MRYSMVCLISVTLLLSVVCGIGAYIPHRYHFVNENKTWSEAQNYCREKYTDLTSINDMGEMMKLNYTLKKETVKKAWIGLKREGTGEWQWSLADQTFYRDGDIYGKWSSGEPNNNGGNEFCVDMVKSTGSWNDDYCHRTISFVCFEKKNTNTSRYMLINEKKTWYDAQTYCREKHTDLISVRNQTENEEIWKVIQSALDVNVWIGLFKDSWKWSDQSNSSFRYWSSDKPSGGLNCTAVNVSDQDHWTNVDCTEKLPFICHEKRLVLINQSLTWWDALNYCRNHHYDLVSVSSEEMQLWVKEVVQNASTEHVWLGLHHDCIQRIWFWVFGSMVCYQDWATGNGTWNEDCSHERRSGAMQSGGKQQWIELSEGYKLNFICSTYDDMF; via the exons TAGTATGTGGTATAGGAGCATATATTCCTCATCGCTATCACTTTGTGAATGAGAATAAAACCTGGAGTGAAGCTCAGAATTACTGCAGAGAGAAATACACTGATCTGACCTCCATCAACGACATGGGAGAGATGATGAAGCTGAATTACACACTGAAGAAGGAAACTGTAAAGAAAGCTTGGATCGGTCTAAAGAGAGAGGGCACTGGGGAATGGCAGTGGTCTCTGGCAGACCAAACTTTCTACAGAGACGGAGACATTTACGGAAAGTGGAGTAGTGGAGAACCAAACAACAACGGGGGAAATGAGTTCTGTGTTGACATGGTAAAAAGCACTGGTTCCTGGAATGATGACTACTGTCATAGAACAATCTcgtttgtgtgttttgaaa aaaagaacacaaacactaGTAGATACATGTTGATTAATGAGAAAAAGACCTGGTATGATGCTCAGACCTactgcagagagaaacacaccGACCTGATCAGTGTGAGGAACCAAACTGAGAATGAGGAGATCTGGAAAGTGATTCAAAGTGCACTTGATGTAAATGTTTGGATTGGTCTGTTTAAAGACTCCTGGAAGTGGTCAGATCAGAGTAATTCCTCATTCAGATACTGGAGCTCTGACAAACCCAGTGGAGGTTTGAACTGTACTGCAGTGAATGTGTCTGATCAAGACCACTGGACCAATGTGGACTGCACAGAAAAACTCCCCTTCATCTGCCATGAGA AGAGACTGGTCTTGATTAATCAGAGTCTGACCTGGTGGGATGCTCTGAACTACTGTAGGAACCATCATTATGACCTGGTCTCAGTGAGCTCTGAGGAGATGCAGCTCTGGGTGAAGGAAGTGGTTCAAAACGCCTCCACCGAACACGTGTGGCTCGGCCTGCATCACGACTGCATCCAGCGTATCTGGTTCTGGGTTTTTGGATCGATGGTCTGCTACCAGGACTGGGCCACGGGGAATGGGACATGGAATGAAGACTGCAGCCATGAGAGGAGAAGCGGAGCAATGCAGTCTGGAGGAAAGCAGCAGTGGATCGAACTGTCTGAGGGCTACAAACTCAACTTCATCTGCTCTACCTATGACG ATATGTTTTAA